A window from Pseudomonas frederiksbergensis encodes these proteins:
- the treS gene encoding maltose alpha-D-glucosyltransferase, with translation MAKKPKAATFIKDPLWYKDAVIYQVHVKSYFDSNNDGIGDFPGLIAKLDYIADLGVNTIWLLPFYPSPRRDDGYDIAEYRGVHSDYGTMADAKRFISEAHKRGLRVITELVINHTSDQHAWFQRARKAKKGSAARDFYVWSDDDHKYDGTRIIFLDTEKSNWTWDPVAGQYFWHRFYSHQPDLNFDNPQVMKAVLSVMRYWLDMGIDGLRLDAIPYLIERDGTNNENLPETHDVLKQIRAEIDANYPDRMLLAEANQWPEDTQLYFGDTDAKGLNGDECHMAFHFPLMPRMYMALAQEDRFPITDILRQTPEIPANCQWAIFLRNHDELTLEMVTDKERDYLWNYYAADRRARINLGIRRRLAPLMERDRRRVELLNSLLLSMPGTPTLYYGDEIGMGDNIYLGDRDGVRTPMQWSIDRNGGFSRADPASLVLPPIMDPQYGYLSVNVETQAGDPHSLLNWTRRMLAVRKQSKAFGRGTLKMLSPTNRRILAYTREFTGPDGKHEIILCVANVSRSAQAAELDLSAYVGMVPVEMLGGNAFPPIGQLNFLLTLAPYGFYWFVLAAENQMPSWHVEPAQSLPDFTTLVLKKRMEELLEAPSRDTLEQGILPSWLQNRRWFAGKDAAIEQVNIAYGVRFGDPLHPVLLSEIDVTSGGQTSRYQLPFGFISEDQVGAALPQQLALSRVRRVRQVGLITDAFSLDTFVHAVLQGMQSNTVVPSSAGDICFEPTWELAKLGLTGESEVRYLSAEQSNSSVVIGNCLVLKLIRKIASGVHPELEMSAYLTHAGFRNISPLLGSVVRRDPAGEETLLMIAQGYLSNQGDAWEWTQNNLERALRDELADAVSEQEQHYNALGELKDFAGMLGQRLGEMHQVLAAPSDNPDFAPQVTTQKDALACTKDVVAQLEHALKLLKQHQSELNPADKALVTHLLDNKKAILSHVQELGKKAVGGLRIRVHGDLHLGQVLVIKGDAYLIDFEGEPARPLHERRGKHSPYKDVSGVLRSFDYAAAMAMNVHNVDNTVDAQAARQRVADRYLIEARQAFVDAYRLAAASLAHAWQDPEGEDAALALFGLEKAAYEVAYEAENRPTWLPVPLHGLYGLLSGLKPFSDLGGE, from the coding sequence ATGGCGAAGAAACCCAAGGCTGCCACCTTTATCAAGGACCCGCTCTGGTACAAGGATGCGGTGATCTACCAGGTTCACGTTAAGTCTTATTTCGACTCCAACAATGACGGGATCGGCGACTTTCCCGGTCTTATCGCCAAACTCGACTACATTGCCGATCTGGGCGTCAACACCATCTGGCTGTTGCCGTTCTATCCTTCGCCACGACGCGATGACGGCTACGACATTGCCGAATACCGTGGCGTGCATTCCGACTACGGCACCATGGCCGACGCCAAGCGTTTCATCTCTGAAGCCCACAAACGTGGCTTGCGGGTGATTACCGAACTGGTCATCAACCACACCTCGGACCAGCACGCCTGGTTTCAGCGTGCGCGCAAGGCCAAGAAAGGCTCGGCGGCACGGGATTTCTACGTCTGGTCCGATGACGATCATAAGTACGACGGCACCCGCATCATCTTTCTCGACACCGAGAAGTCCAACTGGACCTGGGATCCGGTGGCCGGCCAGTACTTCTGGCATCGCTTCTATTCCCACCAGCCAGACCTGAACTTCGATAACCCGCAAGTCATGAAAGCCGTGCTGTCGGTGATGCGCTACTGGCTGGACATGGGCATCGATGGCTTGCGTCTGGATGCGATTCCGTACCTGATCGAACGCGACGGCACCAACAACGAAAACCTGCCCGAGACCCACGACGTCCTCAAGCAGATCCGTGCCGAAATCGACGCCAACTACCCGGACCGCATGCTGCTGGCCGAGGCCAACCAATGGCCGGAGGACACGCAACTGTACTTCGGCGACACCGACGCCAAAGGCCTGAACGGTGACGAATGCCACATGGCGTTCCACTTCCCGCTGATGCCGCGCATGTACATGGCGCTGGCCCAGGAAGACCGTTTTCCGATCACCGATATCCTTCGTCAGACTCCGGAGATCCCGGCCAACTGCCAGTGGGCGATTTTCTTGCGCAACCACGATGAGCTGACGCTGGAAATGGTCACCGACAAGGAGCGCGATTACCTGTGGAATTACTACGCGGCCGACCGTCGGGCGCGGATCAACCTGGGGATTCGCCGCCGCTTGGCGCCGTTGATGGAGCGCGATCGTCGTCGCGTGGAACTGCTCAACAGTTTGCTGCTGTCGATGCCCGGCACGCCGACCCTGTATTACGGCGATGAAATCGGCATGGGCGACAACATCTACCTCGGCGACCGTGACGGCGTGCGCACGCCGATGCAGTGGTCGATTGACCGTAACGGCGGTTTCTCCCGCGCCGACCCGGCCAGCCTGGTGCTGCCGCCGATCATGGACCCGCAATATGGTTACTTGTCGGTCAACGTCGAAACCCAGGCCGGCGACCCGCATTCGTTGCTCAACTGGACCCGGCGCATGCTCGCCGTGCGCAAGCAGTCCAAGGCCTTCGGCCGCGGCACCCTGAAGATGCTTTCGCCGACTAACCGGCGAATCCTGGCCTACACCCGGGAATTCACCGGACCGGACGGCAAGCACGAAATCATCTTGTGCGTCGCCAACGTGTCCCGCAGCGCGCAAGCAGCGGAGCTGGACCTGTCGGCCTACGTCGGCATGGTGCCGGTGGAGATGCTCGGCGGTAACGCCTTCCCGCCTATTGGCCAGTTGAATTTCCTGCTGACCCTGGCGCCTTACGGCTTCTATTGGTTTGTATTGGCGGCGGAAAACCAGATGCCGAGCTGGCACGTGGAACCGGCGCAAAGCCTGCCGGACTTCACCACGCTGGTGCTGAAGAAACGCATGGAAGAACTGCTCGAAGCGCCGTCTCGCGACACGCTGGAGCAGGGCATCTTGCCGAGCTGGCTGCAGAACCGTCGCTGGTTTGCCGGCAAGGACGCGGCCATCGAACAGGTCAACATCGCTTACGGCGTGCGCTTCGGCGATCCGCTGCATCCCGTATTGCTGAGTGAAATCGATGTCACCAGCGGCGGCCAGACCAGCCGCTATCAGTTACCGTTCGGTTTTATCTCTGAAGATCAGGTGGGCGCCGCGTTGCCTCAGCAACTGGCCTTGTCGCGGGTCCGGCGCGTGCGTCAGGTCGGCTTGATCACCGATGCCTTCAGCCTTGATACCTTCGTGCATGCAGTGTTGCAGGGCATGCAAAGTAATACCGTAGTGCCATCCAGTGCGGGCGATATCTGCTTTGAGCCAACGTGGGAGCTGGCGAAACTCGGCCTGACCGGGGAATCGGAAGTGCGTTACCTGTCCGCCGAACAGTCCAACAGTTCGGTGGTAATCGGCAACTGTCTGGTGCTGAAGCTGATCCGCAAGATCGCGTCCGGCGTGCACCCGGAACTGGAAATGAGCGCGTACCTGACTCACGCCGGTTTCCGCAATATCTCGCCGCTGCTGGGTTCAGTGGTTCGCCGTGATCCGGCGGGCGAGGAAACGTTGCTGATGATTGCCCAAGGCTACTTGAGCAATCAGGGCGACGCCTGGGAATGGACCCAGAACAACCTCGAACGGGCACTGCGCGACGAACTGGCCGACGCCGTGTCCGAGCAGGAGCAACACTACAACGCCTTGGGTGAACTCAAAGACTTCGCCGGCATGCTCGGCCAGCGCCTGGGTGAAATGCACCAGGTACTGGCAGCGCCCAGCGACAATCCGGACTTCGCCCCGCAGGTCACCACCCAGAAAGATGCCCTGGCTTGCACCAAGGACGTGGTGGCGCAACTGGAACACGCGCTGAAGTTGCTCAAACAGCATCAAAGCGAATTGAACCCGGCAGACAAAGCCTTGGTCACTCATTTACTGGACAACAAAAAAGCCATCCTCAGCCATGTTCAGGAGCTGGGCAAAAAAGCCGTTGGTGGTCTGCGCATTCGCGTCCACGGCGACTTGCACCTGGGCCAGGTGCTGGTGATCAAGGGTGACGCCTACCTGATCGACTTCGAAGGCGAGCCGGCGCGGCCGCTGCATGAACGACGGGGCAAACACAGCCCGTACAAAGACGTCAGTGGGGTATTGCGCTCCTTTGACTACGCTGCGGCGATGGCGATGAATGTGCACAACGTCGACAACACGGTCGATGCCCAAGCCGCTCGTCAACGTGTCGCCGATCGCTATTTGATTGAAGCAAGACAAGCATTTGTCGACGCTTATCGGCTGGCGGCAGCTAGTCTTGCTCATGCATG